One Pseudoalteromonas ulvae UL12 DNA window includes the following coding sequences:
- a CDS encoding glutathione peroxidase, which produces MASIFDFSAPLANGELLELAQFQGQPLLIVNTASKCELTPQYVALEQLYQKYKAQGFHVLAFPCNQFENKEPAQNDEIKQFCELQFGISFPIFSKVAVNGPDALPLFNFLKTNSRGLMHARAIKWNFTKFLINRAGQVEARYAPRTKPDAISAVIESIL; this is translated from the coding sequence ATGGCGTCTATTTTTGATTTTAGTGCCCCGCTTGCCAACGGTGAGCTGCTTGAACTTGCACAATTTCAAGGCCAACCGCTATTGATAGTCAATACTGCGAGTAAATGCGAGTTAACACCGCAATATGTCGCACTCGAGCAACTCTACCAAAAATACAAAGCGCAAGGCTTTCATGTACTGGCGTTCCCGTGTAATCAATTTGAAAACAAAGAACCGGCGCAAAATGATGAAATAAAACAGTTTTGTGAGCTACAATTCGGTATCAGCTTCCCGATATTCTCAAAAGTCGCTGTCAATGGCCCAGATGCGCTTCCGTTGTTTAACTTTCTTAAAACAAACTCTCGCGGCTTAATGCATGCTCGGGCAATTAAATGGAACTTTACCAAGTTTTTAATTAACCGCGCTGGTCAAGTCGAAGCTCGGTACGCCCCTCGTACTAAGCCAGATGCTATCAGTGCCGTAATAGAGAGCATTTTATAA
- a CDS encoding isopenicillin N synthase family dioxygenase has protein sequence MQLPTVDYLADDAAQQFVESLRNTGFGVLKNHPIPQQLVESIYNNWQAFFNSEQKNDFLFSKETQDGYFPPSVSEVAKGHQVKDIKEYYHVYPKGRVPAQLEAEIREYYRLASEFAAQLLSWVQDNSPAEVSQHFSIDLKDMIADSEKTLLRILHYPPMTGDEEPGAIRAAAHGDINLLTVLPAANEPGLQVQTQDGGWLDVPCDFGNLIINIGDMLQEVSGGYFPSTIHRVINPSGKASDKSRISLPLFLHPHPEVVLSERYTAQSYLDERLRELGVK, from the coding sequence ATGCAACTCCCTACCGTTGACTACCTTGCAGATGATGCTGCGCAGCAATTTGTTGAATCTTTACGTAATACTGGTTTTGGTGTGTTAAAAAATCATCCGATCCCACAACAGCTTGTTGAATCAATTTATAATAATTGGCAGGCTTTTTTTAATTCTGAGCAAAAAAATGATTTCTTATTTAGCAAAGAGACTCAAGATGGTTACTTTCCGCCGTCTGTTTCTGAAGTGGCTAAGGGGCATCAAGTCAAAGATATTAAAGAGTATTATCATGTGTATCCGAAGGGGCGTGTGCCTGCACAATTAGAAGCAGAGATCCGTGAGTACTACCGATTAGCCAGTGAATTTGCGGCGCAATTACTCAGCTGGGTACAAGATAATTCTCCCGCCGAAGTGAGCCAGCATTTTTCCATTGATTTAAAAGACATGATTGCTGACAGTGAAAAAACATTACTGCGTATTTTACACTACCCACCAATGACAGGTGATGAGGAGCCGGGAGCGATTCGTGCAGCAGCCCATGGTGATATTAATTTACTTACAGTGCTACCTGCGGCTAATGAGCCGGGTTTACAAGTCCAAACCCAAGACGGTGGCTGGTTAGATGTTCCCTGTGATTTTGGTAATTTGATTATTAATATCGGAGATATGTTGCAAGAAGTGTCAGGTGGTTATTTTCCTTCAACAATCCATCGAGTGATAAATCCAAGCGGTAAAGCGAGCGATAAATCACGGATTTCTTTGCCATTATTTCTGCACCCTCATCCTGAGGTCGTGTTATCAGAGCGCTACACCGCGCAGAGTTATCTTGACGAACGATTAAGAGAGCTGGGGGTTAAATAA
- a CDS encoding sodium-dependent transporter translates to MAQLRDGFQSRLGFVLAAAGAAVGLGNIWGFPTQAANHGGGAFLLVYFIVIFLLALPALYTELYLGHSAQANPVVALKKACAEQSAKMGAAAGYIGLSGAIVMLSFYSIVAGWMIAYSIEPIATFFGWQALAEFLNSDTMLRNFIFTPVILFFTALIILQGVKSGIETWSRRLMPMLLLLLVGLIVYIGTLEGAMAGFSAYLVPDFSQIRDPDLIIAAMGQAFFSLSLGVGCMMIYGSYLKPNENLPKLALSVALLDTSVAFLAGLLIIPAIFVAQQQGVEVFQDGKLIGEGRLIFAVLPELFATMGQIGLLVGFFFFVLMSIASITSTISSTEIPVAFLVENHQVSRSKATWLVTLVIFACSSLIILNFEWLFGLVIQLFTQYQLPLMGLFYFITVGWLWRRGNQLREVTSGFHYWFAQYVRFVCPVLMTAVFLNVAFG, encoded by the coding sequence ATGGCACAACTAAGAGATGGCTTTCAAAGCCGATTAGGTTTTGTTTTAGCTGCAGCCGGGGCAGCGGTCGGGCTAGGTAATATTTGGGGTTTTCCAACACAAGCGGCCAATCACGGCGGTGGTGCATTTTTACTGGTGTATTTTATTGTTATCTTTTTGTTGGCTTTACCGGCTTTATATACTGAGTTGTATTTAGGTCACAGTGCACAAGCAAACCCAGTCGTTGCACTTAAAAAAGCCTGTGCAGAGCAAAGCGCGAAAATGGGCGCGGCTGCGGGGTACATAGGGTTAAGTGGTGCCATCGTCATGCTGAGTTTTTATTCGATAGTCGCAGGTTGGATGATTGCTTACAGTATTGAGCCCATTGCGACATTTTTTGGTTGGCAAGCCCTTGCTGAGTTTCTAAACAGCGATACTATGCTGCGGAACTTTATTTTTACTCCCGTGATTTTATTCTTTACCGCCTTAATTATTCTACAAGGGGTGAAATCAGGCATTGAAACTTGGTCTCGCCGCTTAATGCCCATGTTGTTGCTGTTGCTGGTTGGATTGATTGTGTATATCGGCACATTAGAAGGGGCGATGGCTGGGTTTTCGGCATATTTGGTGCCTGATTTTTCGCAAATTCGCGATCCTGATTTAATTATTGCAGCCATGGGACAAGCGTTTTTCTCTTTGTCGCTTGGGGTTGGTTGTATGATGATTTATGGCTCGTATTTAAAGCCTAATGAAAACTTACCTAAGCTTGCTTTATCGGTGGCACTGCTCGATACCAGTGTGGCATTTTTAGCTGGATTGTTGATTATTCCGGCTATTTTTGTTGCTCAACAACAAGGTGTGGAAGTGTTTCAAGATGGTAAGCTCATTGGTGAAGGGCGCTTAATTTTTGCTGTCTTACCTGAGTTGTTTGCAACTATGGGCCAAATAGGGTTATTGGTTGGGTTTTTCTTTTTTGTGTTGATGTCGATAGCTTCTATTACTTCGACTATTTCTTCGACAGAAATTCCGGTTGCGTTTTTAGTTGAAAATCATCAAGTCAGTCGTAGTAAAGCCACTTGGTTAGTGACCTTAGTCATTTTTGCGTGTTCTAGCTTAATTATTTTAAATTTTGAATGGTTATTTGGCCTAGTCATTCAGTTATTTACACAGTATCAATTGCCGTTAATGGGGCTGTTTTACTTTATTACTGTGGGCTGGTTGTGGCGTCGTGGTAATCAATTACGCGAAGTGACCAGCGGTTTTCATTATTGGTTTGCCCAGTATGTACGGTTTGTTTGCCCTGTTTTAATGACCGCGGTCTTTTTAAACGTCGCGTTTGGTTAG
- a CDS encoding 4'-phosphopantetheinyl transferase family protein, translating into MPIDYFANTLTIQHGTEDDFSLSEKQLAVWLCDGSNADLQTLNLKQILHPDEHCILAQRKKQQAQQEYCISRMIIKRVLVSTFGANATEFASRFDAEQRQLQLWHHDQLLPVSVSLSHSNGFVAVAMSLGNHAFGLDLERTNKPRAFLKLAKHFYHPDEVELIEQSAANEQQAACFYRIWTLKEALAKTLKKPIAQLLRPNVFELIQSNQLHSQSTQINQFDLSLICASPLEFKHIQASTLNEKSLSIN; encoded by the coding sequence ATGCCAATTGACTATTTTGCCAACACTCTGACCATTCAACATGGCACTGAAGATGACTTTAGCTTGTCAGAAAAACAGCTGGCTGTTTGGTTATGTGATGGCTCAAATGCCGATCTACAAACACTCAATCTTAAGCAAATTCTTCATCCAGATGAACATTGCATCTTAGCGCAGCGTAAAAAACAGCAAGCTCAGCAAGAATATTGCATCAGCCGAATGATTATCAAACGTGTATTGGTGAGCACCTTTGGCGCAAACGCCACCGAGTTTGCTAGCCGCTTTGATGCTGAGCAAAGACAATTACAGCTTTGGCATCATGACCAACTTTTACCCGTTTCGGTGAGTTTATCCCATTCGAACGGCTTTGTGGCTGTGGCAATGAGCCTTGGCAACCACGCATTTGGCCTTGATTTAGAGCGCACCAATAAACCCCGCGCTTTTTTAAAACTCGCCAAGCACTTTTATCATCCAGACGAAGTCGAACTAATTGAACAAAGTGCAGCTAATGAGCAACAAGCTGCCTGTTTTTATCGGATTTGGACGCTTAAAGAAGCACTCGCCAAGACACTCAAAAAGCCCATTGCACAATTGCTACGCCCTAACGTATTCGAACTCATTCAATCCAATCAGTTACATAGCCAGAGCACGCAAATCAACCAGTTTGATTTAAGTTTGATCTGTGCTTCGCCTCTCGAATTTAAACACATCCAAGCCTCTACACTCAATGAAAAGAGTTTGTCAATAAATTGA
- the sbcB gene encoding exodeoxyribonuclease I, which produces MTTTEYSSDTPSIFWHDYETFGANPQKDRPSQFAGVRTDLDLNIIGEPLIIYCKPAPDYLPHPQACLITGITPQHAQKHGLIEAEFIAKIHHEFAKPNTCVAGYNSIRFDDEVSRYAFYRNFYDPYAREWQHGNSRWDIIDLVRACYALRPEGINWPRKEDGSPSFKLEELTKANGIEHAAAHDALSDVTATIALAKLIKDTQPKLYDFFFKLRFKKAVADLFDIFNMVPLVHTSSKIPASQGCTTWIAPMAFHPVNKNAVICFNLTHDPSPLLELTADEIRGKLYTKRSELAEGEQPIGLKLVHLNKCPIVAPAKTLLPENAANIGIDREQCLKHLAVLKAHPELREKVTEVFQSQQDFTGSDNCDYQLYSGFTSNADKHKFDIIREAQPQNLATLGLEFEDKKFDTLLFRYRARNYPETLSPQEIEQWRKYCQNKLMHGEDSPSIDAQEFMMNLENLVHENEGNERNMSILKALYHYAQNL; this is translated from the coding sequence ATGACAACCACAGAATACAGCAGCGATACACCAAGTATCTTTTGGCACGACTATGAGACCTTTGGTGCCAACCCTCAAAAAGACCGTCCGAGTCAATTTGCAGGCGTGCGCACAGATTTAGATCTAAACATTATTGGTGAGCCACTGATTATTTATTGCAAGCCGGCTCCAGATTACTTACCCCATCCGCAAGCGTGTTTAATCACCGGGATCACCCCTCAGCATGCACAAAAACATGGTTTGATTGAAGCCGAGTTTATCGCCAAAATTCACCATGAATTCGCCAAGCCAAATACATGTGTGGCTGGTTATAATAGTATTCGCTTTGATGATGAAGTCAGTCGTTATGCATTTTACCGCAATTTTTATGATCCGTATGCTCGAGAATGGCAACACGGCAATAGCCGCTGGGACATTATTGACTTAGTGCGAGCCTGTTATGCTCTGCGCCCTGAAGGGATTAATTGGCCTCGAAAAGAAGATGGTAGCCCAAGTTTTAAATTAGAAGAGCTCACCAAAGCCAACGGCATTGAGCATGCCGCTGCGCACGATGCCTTATCGGATGTCACAGCAACTATCGCTTTGGCCAAGCTTATTAAAGATACGCAGCCAAAACTGTATGATTTTTTCTTTAAGTTGCGCTTTAAAAAGGCCGTGGCTGATTTATTTGATATTTTCAATATGGTGCCGCTGGTTCATACCTCATCAAAAATTCCAGCAAGCCAAGGTTGTACAACTTGGATTGCGCCCATGGCGTTTCATCCAGTCAATAAAAATGCAGTGATTTGTTTCAACCTCACCCATGATCCCAGCCCACTGCTTGAATTAACCGCTGACGAAATCCGCGGCAAACTCTACACTAAACGCAGTGAGTTAGCTGAAGGTGAACAACCGATAGGCTTAAAACTCGTGCACCTCAATAAATGCCCGATTGTCGCCCCCGCAAAAACCCTGTTGCCAGAAAACGCGGCTAATATTGGCATCGATCGCGAGCAATGTTTAAAACACTTGGCTGTACTCAAAGCACACCCTGAACTGCGCGAAAAAGTCACCGAGGTATTTCAATCACAACAAGACTTTACAGGCAGCGATAATTGCGATTACCAGCTCTATAGCGGCTTTACTTCCAATGCTGATAAACATAAGTTTGATATTATCCGTGAAGCGCAGCCGCAAAATCTAGCCACCTTAGGCCTTGAGTTTGAAGACAAAAAATTCGACACTTTATTATTTCGTTATCGCGCGCGTAACTACCCCGAAACTCTGTCACCGCAAGAAATTGAACAATGGCGAAAATACTGTCAGAACAAACTGATGCATGGCGAAGACAGTCCATCAATTGATGCCCAAGAATTCATGATGAACCTCGAAAACTTGGTCCATGAAAACGAAGGCAATGAACGCAACATGAGTATTCTAAAAGCCCTCTATCACTACGCACAAAATTTATAA
- a CDS encoding succinylglutamate desuccinylase/aspartoacylase family protein, which produces MPKSFVFCGTEIALGSRSQINIPVAKLYTGTDMSIPVTVIRGKRAGPNLFISAAIHGDELNGIEIIRRLQSQEALKSLKGTLILVPMVNVFGVLNQSRYLPDRRDLNRCFPGSQKGSLAGRLANLFLKEIVEKCDYGIDLHTGAVHRSNLPQVRANLQDEETLAMAEAFGVPVLLNSNLRDGSLRQAAADSGVKILLYEAGEALRFDELCIRAGLRGVLDVMRHLGMLRKVNRKHTVAPFVASTSSWLRATESGIVHLLKNLGDHVQKDEAIAKIYEPNGQRVETIKAKNEGIVIGRLNIPLVQEGDALMHIAMFSQTEEVAEHVEIMHEIFE; this is translated from the coding sequence GTGCCAAAATCATTTGTCTTTTGTGGAACTGAGATTGCGCTTGGCAGCCGTTCTCAAATCAATATCCCGGTGGCAAAATTATACACAGGAACCGATATGTCGATTCCTGTCACGGTGATCCGTGGTAAACGTGCTGGACCCAATTTATTTATCAGCGCGGCGATTCATGGTGATGAGCTCAATGGCATCGAGATTATCAGACGTTTGCAAAGCCAAGAGGCATTAAAATCGCTCAAAGGCACCTTGATTTTAGTCCCTATGGTGAATGTATTTGGTGTACTTAATCAAAGCCGCTATTTACCCGATCGCCGTGATTTAAATCGCTGTTTTCCGGGCTCTCAAAAAGGCTCACTAGCAGGGCGTCTGGCCAATTTATTTTTAAAAGAAATCGTTGAAAAATGCGATTATGGCATTGATTTACATACAGGGGCGGTTCATCGCAGTAATTTGCCTCAAGTGCGAGCCAATCTTCAAGATGAAGAAACCTTGGCGATGGCTGAAGCGTTTGGTGTACCTGTGTTATTAAATTCAAACTTACGTGATGGATCTTTGCGCCAAGCTGCTGCCGATAGTGGGGTTAAAATCTTACTGTATGAAGCAGGTGAAGCATTGCGATTTGATGAGCTATGTATTCGCGCCGGCCTAAGAGGGGTACTCGATGTCATGCGTCATTTGGGCATGTTACGTAAGGTTAACCGCAAGCATACTGTGGCCCCTTTTGTTGCAAGTACCAGCTCTTGGCTTAGAGCAACAGAAAGTGGCATAGTGCATTTGTTGAAAAACTTAGGTGATCATGTTCAGAAAGACGAAGCCATAGCTAAAATTTATGAGCCAAATGGTCAGCGTGTTGAAACCATTAAAGCGAAAAATGAAGGGATTGTCATTGGTCGTTTAAATATTCCGTTAGTGCAAGAAGGCGATGCACTGATGCATATTGCTATGTTTTCACAAACGGAAGAAGTGGCAGAGCATGTTGAAATAATGCACGAGATTTTTGAATAA
- a CDS encoding 2-hydroxyacid dehydrogenase, with protein MNIAFFSAQKYEQPFFNAHNLANHTLRFFSEPLNTLTAKLAEDCQVVCAFVNDDLSAEVLATLSALNVKLVTLRCAGFNNVDLAAANSLGLPITRVPAYSPEAVAEHCIALMLTLSRKTHKAYNRVKEGNFDLNGLLGFNLHNKTVGVIGTGKIGQALCRILSGFGANVLAYDPAPSIETLNYVPLDMLLTQSDIISLHCPLTPETHHLIDDAAYEKMKKGVMLINTSRGALVDTRATIAALKSKTLGYLGLDVYEQESELFFKDMSEEIIQDDEFQRLLTFPNVLITGHQGFFTQEALQEIAHITHQNIEQLVQNQPFTNQVLP; from the coding sequence ATGAACATTGCGTTTTTTAGTGCCCAAAAATACGAACAACCTTTTTTTAATGCCCACAATCTGGCAAACCATACCTTACGTTTTTTTTCTGAACCATTAAACACATTAACGGCTAAATTAGCCGAAGATTGCCAAGTTGTCTGCGCCTTTGTTAACGATGATCTCAGCGCTGAGGTATTAGCAACATTAAGTGCACTCAATGTTAAGCTTGTGACCTTACGTTGTGCAGGGTTTAACAATGTTGACCTCGCGGCCGCCAATTCTTTGGGTCTGCCAATCACTCGCGTGCCGGCCTACAGCCCAGAAGCCGTGGCAGAGCATTGTATCGCGCTCATGCTGACCTTGAGCCGAAAAACTCATAAAGCTTACAACCGAGTCAAAGAAGGTAATTTTGACCTGAATGGCTTATTAGGATTTAACTTGCACAACAAAACAGTGGGTGTAATTGGCACAGGTAAAATTGGCCAAGCACTGTGCCGTATTTTAAGTGGCTTTGGCGCCAACGTTTTAGCTTATGATCCCGCTCCTAGTATCGAGACTCTAAACTATGTCCCTTTGGATATGCTATTAACACAAAGCGATATCATCAGCTTACATTGCCCTCTTACGCCTGAGACTCATCATTTAATCGATGATGCCGCGTATGAAAAAATGAAAAAAGGCGTGATGCTGATTAATACTAGCCGCGGAGCCTTAGTGGACACTCGTGCCACTATTGCGGCACTCAAAAGCAAAACCTTAGGTTACTTAGGTTTAGATGTGTACGAGCAAGAGTCAGAATTATTCTTTAAAGACATGAGTGAAGAAATTATTCAAGATGATGAGTTTCAGCGCTTGCTGACCTTTCCAAATGTCCTTATCACTGGCCATCAAGGTTTTTTTACTCAAGAGGCACTACAAGAAATTGCTCATATCACTCATCAAAACATCGAACAATTAGTGCAAAACCAACCCTTTACCAATCAAGTTTTGCCCTAA
- a CDS encoding NAD(P)-dependent oxidoreductase has product MSINVAFIGLGVMGFPMAGHLTKAGYKVTVYNRTIEKALQWAEQYPGSVAKTPALAASGADFVFICVGNDDDLRAVTLGNDGVLSTMAAGAALVDHTTTSADVAKEVAAAAKLNEVQFMDAPVSGGQAGAENGVLTIMCGGDEALFNRAQPVMAAYARFSQLLGPVGAGQLCKMVNQICIAGVVQGLAEGLHFARSAGLDGEKVMDTIAKGAAGSWQMENRHKTMWAGEYDFGFAVDWMRKDLGIALSEARNNGAALPVTALVDQFYADVQAMGGNRHDTSSLLSRLERNRDK; this is encoded by the coding sequence ATGTCAATCAATGTTGCCTTTATTGGCTTAGGCGTTATGGGGTTTCCTATGGCGGGTCATTTAACCAAAGCTGGGTATAAAGTCACGGTGTATAACCGTACTATAGAAAAGGCGCTGCAATGGGCCGAGCAATATCCCGGCAGTGTGGCAAAAACCCCAGCACTTGCCGCATCCGGTGCTGATTTTGTGTTTATCTGTGTGGGAAATGATGATGATTTACGTGCAGTCACACTCGGCAACGATGGTGTGTTGTCGACCATGGCGGCCGGTGCTGCGCTGGTCGATCATACGACCACGTCAGCGGATGTTGCTAAAGAAGTCGCCGCTGCTGCAAAGTTAAATGAAGTACAATTTATGGATGCGCCAGTATCTGGCGGGCAAGCCGGGGCTGAAAATGGCGTGTTGACCATTATGTGCGGAGGCGATGAGGCGCTGTTTAATCGTGCTCAACCTGTCATGGCGGCTTACGCTCGTTTTAGCCAATTGTTAGGGCCTGTTGGTGCTGGGCAGTTGTGTAAAATGGTCAATCAAATTTGCATTGCAGGGGTTGTTCAGGGGTTAGCTGAAGGATTGCATTTTGCCCGCTCTGCGGGCCTTGATGGTGAAAAAGTCATGGACACTATCGCTAAAGGCGCGGCCGGTTCGTGGCAAATGGAAAACCGCCATAAAACCATGTGGGCAGGGGAATACGATTTTGGTTTTGCTGTTGATTGGATGCGAAAAGATTTAGGCATCGCCCTAAGTGAAGCCCGCAACAATGGCGCGGCGTTACCCGTTACGGCATTAGTTGACCAATTTTATGCGGATGTGCAAGCCATGGGTGGCAATCGCCACGATACCTCAAGCTTATTGTCTCGTTTAGAGCGCAACCGCGATAAATAA
- a CDS encoding trypsin-like serine protease, producing the protein MKVLFIISIIFFSTCSNAVVKRHDVPPENYVIDKKPEYLIDMPHEGHAVLINSQWVVTVAHTIFYDYVGKDLLIGSKVYEIESVHIHPDYTQPNKDLLKGDLAPLMNFFESRSDIALIKLTSTVSGVEPINIYSGKSEKDKTITVYGRGATGNGLTGEDPDTKSLRVMNQFQNIVESAKGNWLSFNFDEPENALPLEGMHGSGDSGGASVIFQEGVPFLVGLSSWQLGHGDISDFKGGLYGTTAYQVRVSNYHDWILGVLGS; encoded by the coding sequence ATGAAAGTTTTATTTATCATATCAATTATTTTCTTTTCTACATGCAGCAATGCTGTAGTGAAGAGACATGATGTTCCCCCTGAAAATTATGTCATTGATAAAAAGCCTGAATATCTAATAGATATGCCCCATGAAGGACATGCAGTATTAATAAATTCACAATGGGTTGTAACTGTAGCACACACTATATTTTATGATTATGTTGGTAAGGATTTATTAATTGGTTCAAAAGTGTATGAAATTGAAAGCGTTCATATACATCCAGATTACACCCAACCTAATAAAGATTTACTTAAAGGTGATTTAGCGCCACTAATGAATTTTTTCGAATCGAGAAGTGATATAGCGTTAATCAAATTAACTTCAACTGTTAGTGGTGTAGAACCAATCAATATATATTCTGGTAAAAGTGAAAAAGACAAAACAATTACAGTCTATGGTAGGGGAGCTACTGGGAACGGATTAACTGGGGAAGACCCAGATACTAAATCACTTCGTGTGATGAACCAGTTTCAAAATATTGTTGAAAGTGCGAAAGGTAACTGGTTATCATTTAACTTTGACGAACCAGAAAACGCATTACCACTTGAAGGTATGCATGGTTCAGGAGATAGCGGTGGTGCTTCTGTTATCTTTCAAGAAGGTGTTCCTTTTCTTGTAGGTTTATCAAGTTGGCAGTTAGGGCATGGCGATATATCTGATTTTAAAGGTGGTTTGTATGGTACTACTGCTTATCAAGTTAGGGTGTCAAATTACCATGACTGGATATTAGGTGTATTGGGTAGCTAA